From uncultured Roseateles sp., the proteins below share one genomic window:
- a CDS encoding DUF3047 domain-containing protein — MSSIAHPHAPTDLQRRRLCLGLPALALGGLLGGCASGPATRAAPAVVAAPGDVVPFSSAGADGGLPRGWAPYVMRRDLPRTQYQTCRQGGKTVLHAQGTGTSSGLQCQVDINPEQTPWLRWQWQVNEMDARATIGEEDAADTPTRIIIGFEGDLSRLSFRDRLIFEQVELFTGHKLPFATLMYVWDGQLPVEHVRQHDRTGRVRYLVAESGQSRLRQWLAVERNVVADYQRVFGELPGRISSVGVLTDSDNLKSPTEAWYGDIGFFGRPANA; from the coding sequence ATGAGCTCCATTGCCCACCCCCACGCCCCCACCGATCTGCAACGCCGCCGCCTCTGCCTGGGGCTGCCGGCCCTGGCCCTGGGCGGCCTGCTGGGCGGCTGCGCCAGCGGACCGGCAACACGCGCGGCGCCCGCGGTGGTTGCGGCGCCTGGCGACGTGGTGCCCTTTTCCAGCGCCGGTGCCGACGGTGGCCTGCCGCGCGGCTGGGCCCCCTATGTGATGCGCCGCGACCTGCCGCGCACCCAGTATCAGACCTGCAGGCAGGGCGGCAAGACGGTGCTGCATGCCCAGGGCACGGGCACCAGTTCGGGCCTGCAATGCCAGGTTGATATCAACCCGGAGCAGACGCCTTGGCTGCGCTGGCAGTGGCAGGTCAACGAGATGGACGCCCGCGCCACCATTGGCGAAGAGGATGCCGCCGACACGCCGACGCGCATCATCATCGGCTTCGAGGGTGATCTGTCGCGGTTGTCCTTCCGCGACCGGCTGATCTTCGAGCAGGTCGAGCTCTTCACCGGCCACAAGCTGCCCTTCGCCACGTTGATGTATGTCTGGGATGGCCAGTTGCCGGTCGAGCATGTGCGACAGCACGACCGCACCGGTCGCGTGCGCTATCTGGTGGCCGAGAGCGGCCAGTCCCGGCTGCGCCAGTGGCTGGCGGTGGAGCGCAATGTGGTGGCCGACTACCAGCGGGTGTTCGGCGAGCTGCCCGGCCGCATCAGCAGCGTCGGGGTGCTGACCGACAGCGACAACCTGAAGTCGCCCACCGAGGCCTGGTACGGCGATATCGGCTTCTTCGGCCGCCCGGCCAACGCCTGA
- a CDS encoding hemolysin family protein: protein MSLSASLLVILLLVATSAFFSVAEISMAAARRLKLRQLADEGDARAERVLQVQAHPGHYVAVVQIGLNAVAILGGIVGEGALTPHFEALFGLLMPAQAAATTGFVVSFLSITSFFILFADLCPKRLGMNQPEQMAMRVIGPMQVCMTVLKPVVWVFNGLVNGVFGLLGLPVQRDDSVTTDDIMAMAAAGTEAGVLGQQGQQVISNVFELETRTVESAMTSRERIVYLLQDDSEETIRTRIAAEPHSTYLVCDENIDEVVGYVDATDLFQLVLNNEPVDLRASHSHGLLKKVLMVPDRLTLSEVLLQFRQVHEDFAVIVNEYSLVVGVITLNDVMSTVMGDLVKSHDEEQIVRRDDGSWLIDGVTPIVDVMRACDIDELPLRGQYDTLAGFLMVMLRRIPRRTDTVTLAGLRFEVLDVDSYKIDQVMVTRLST, encoded by the coding sequence ATGAGCCTTTCCGCAAGCCTGCTCGTCATCCTGTTGCTGGTGGCCACCAGCGCCTTCTTCTCCGTCGCCGAGATTTCCATGGCCGCCGCGCGCCGGCTGAAACTGCGCCAGCTGGCCGACGAGGGCGATGCCCGTGCCGAGCGGGTGCTGCAGGTGCAAGCCCATCCGGGCCACTATGTGGCCGTGGTGCAGATCGGGCTGAACGCGGTGGCGATACTGGGCGGCATCGTCGGCGAGGGCGCGCTGACGCCGCACTTCGAGGCCCTGTTCGGTCTGCTGATGCCGGCGCAGGCGGCGGCCACCACCGGCTTCGTCGTGTCCTTTCTGAGCATCACCTCCTTCTTCATCCTGTTCGCCGACCTCTGCCCCAAGCGCCTGGGCATGAACCAGCCCGAGCAGATGGCGATGCGGGTGATTGGTCCGATGCAGGTCTGCATGACCGTGCTCAAGCCGGTGGTCTGGGTGTTCAACGGCCTGGTCAACGGGGTGTTCGGCCTGCTGGGCCTGCCGGTGCAGCGCGATGACAGCGTCACCACCGACGACATCATGGCCATGGCCGCCGCCGGCACCGAGGCCGGTGTGCTGGGCCAGCAGGGCCAGCAGGTGATCAGCAATGTGTTCGAGCTGGAGACCCGCACCGTCGAGTCGGCCATGACCTCGCGCGAGCGCATCGTCTATCTGCTGCAGGACGATTCGGAGGAAACGATACGCACGCGCATCGCCGCCGAGCCGCACTCGACCTATCTGGTCTGCGACGAGAACATCGACGAGGTGGTCGGCTATGTGGACGCCACCGACCTGTTCCAGCTCGTGCTCAACAACGAGCCGGTCGACCTGCGCGCCTCGCACAGCCACGGCCTGCTGAAGAAGGTGCTGATGGTGCCGGACCGGCTGACCCTGTCCGAGGTGCTGCTGCAGTTCCGCCAGGTGCACGAAGACTTTGCCGTCATCGTCAACGAATACAGCCTGGTGGTCGGTGTGATCACCCTCAACGACGTGATGAGCACGGTGATGGGCGATCTGGTCAAGTCGCATGACGAGGAGCAGATCGTCAGGCGCGATGACGGCTCCTGGCTGATCGACGGCGTGACGCCCATCGTCGATGTGATGCGGGCCTGCGACATCGACGAGCTGCCGCTGCGCGGCCAGTACGACACGCTGGCTGGCTTTCTGATGGTGATGCTGCGCCGCATCCCGCGCCGCACCGACACCGTCACCCTGGCCGGCCTGCGCTTCGAAGTGCTCGACGTCGACAGCTACAAGATCGACCAGGTGATGGTGACACGGCTGAGCACCTGA
- the panC gene encoding pantoate--beta-alanine ligase: MQVIPKISDLRQALQASQRTVFVPTMGNLHEGHLNLVRQAVAAANGGPVVASIFVNRLQFGPNEDFDRYPRTFERDCEMLASAGCNYLFAPDEAELYPQPQVFKVQPPAELADILEGHFRPGFFTGVCTVVMKLFQCVQPAAAVFGKKDYQQLMVLRQMVRQFALPVEMLPGETTRADDGLALSSRNGYLSPAERAEAPELNRLLRHIQSALRSGALNSEAAVQQLERQAQAALAAHGWAPDYICVRRRVDLQAPSAQDLTRPDELVVLAAAKLGSTRLIDNLEV; encoded by the coding sequence ATGCAAGTCATTCCCAAAATATCCGATCTGCGCCAGGCCTTGCAGGCCAGCCAGCGCACCGTGTTCGTGCCCACCATGGGCAATCTGCACGAGGGCCATCTCAACCTGGTGCGCCAGGCCGTGGCGGCCGCCAACGGCGGGCCGGTGGTGGCCAGCATCTTCGTCAACCGGCTGCAGTTCGGGCCCAACGAGGATTTCGACCGCTACCCGCGCACCTTCGAGCGCGATTGCGAGATGCTGGCCAGCGCCGGCTGCAACTATCTGTTCGCCCCCGACGAGGCCGAGCTGTATCCGCAACCCCAGGTCTTCAAGGTACAGCCCCCCGCCGAGCTCGCCGACATCCTCGAGGGCCACTTCCGCCCCGGCTTCTTCACCGGTGTCTGCACCGTGGTGATGAAGCTGTTCCAGTGCGTGCAGCCGGCCGCGGCCGTGTTCGGCAAGAAGGACTACCAGCAGCTGATGGTGCTGCGCCAGATGGTGCGCCAGTTCGCCCTGCCGGTCGAGATGCTGCCCGGCGAAACCACCCGCGCCGATGATGGCCTGGCACTGTCCTCGCGCAACGGCTATCTGAGCCCTGCCGAGCGCGCCGAGGCGCCCGAGCTGAACCGCCTGCTGCGCCACATCCAGTCGGCGCTGCGCAGCGGTGCGCTGAACAGCGAGGCCGCCGTGCAGCAGCTTGAGCGGCAGGCCCAGGCGGCGCTGGCTGCGCATGGCTGGGCGCCCGACTACATTTGCGTGCGCCGCCGCGTCGACCTGCAGGCTCCGAGCGCGCAAGACCTGACCCGGCCCGACGAGCTGGTGGTGCTGGCCGCGGCCAAGCTGGGCAGCACGCGGCTGATCGACAACCTCGAAGTCTGA
- a CDS encoding VF530 family protein: MSETPSPSRDPLHGVTLEAMLTRLVDFFGWDELGLQINIRCFTHDPSIKSSLKFLRKTPWAREKVEGLYGYMLREQARQSRG, translated from the coding sequence ATGTCCGAGACCCCCTCCCCCTCACGCGACCCCTTGCACGGCGTCACCCTGGAAGCGATGCTGACCCGGCTGGTGGACTTCTTCGGCTGGGACGAACTGGGCCTGCAGATCAATATCCGCTGTTTCACCCACGACCCCAGCATCAAGTCCAGCCTGAAGTTTCTGCGCAAGACGCCCTGGGCGCGCGAGAAGGTCGAAGGCCTGTACGGCTATATGCTGCGCGAGCAGGCGCGCCAGTCCCGGGGCTGA
- the panB gene encoding 3-methyl-2-oxobutanoate hydroxymethyltransferase, protein MSSHPTVTEAPSARKAMTLHRLREMRAQGEKITMLTCYDASFARLLDSCELDCLLVGDSLGMVLQGQSSTVPVSLDEMAYHTRCVARGNRHAWLLSDLPFGSYQESLDQCMRSSVALMQAGAQMVKLEGGGWTTEAVHFLTQRGIPVCAHLGLTPQSVHALGGYRVQGRDADGAATLRQHARELSEAGATMLVLELVPTALAAEITEANPALITVGIGAGNVTAAQVLVLHDMLGITAGKLPRFVRNFMQQDGASIEQAVRLFVSEVKSGRFPDNAVHGF, encoded by the coding sequence ATGAGCAGTCACCCCACCGTCACTGAAGCGCCGTCGGCGCGCAAAGCCATGACCCTGCACCGCCTGCGCGAGATGCGGGCCCAGGGCGAGAAGATCACCATGCTGACCTGCTACGACGCCAGCTTTGCGCGTCTGCTGGACAGCTGCGAGCTCGACTGCCTGCTGGTCGGCGACTCGCTGGGCATGGTGCTGCAGGGCCAGTCCAGCACGGTGCCGGTGAGCCTGGACGAGATGGCCTATCACACCCGCTGCGTGGCCCGCGGCAACCGCCATGCCTGGCTGCTCAGCGACCTGCCCTTCGGCAGCTACCAGGAGAGCCTGGACCAGTGCATGCGTTCCAGCGTCGCGCTGATGCAGGCCGGCGCCCAGATGGTCAAGCTCGAGGGCGGCGGCTGGACCACCGAGGCCGTGCACTTCCTGACCCAGCGCGGCATACCGGTCTGCGCCCACCTGGGTCTGACGCCGCAGAGCGTGCACGCGCTGGGCGGCTACCGCGTGCAGGGGCGTGACGCTGATGGCGCCGCCACCTTGCGCCAGCATGCGCGCGAGCTGAGCGAGGCCGGTGCGACGATGCTGGTGCTGGAGCTGGTGCCCACGGCGCTGGCCGCCGAGATCACCGAGGCCAATCCGGCGCTGATCACCGTCGGCATCGGCGCCGGCAATGTCACCGCCGCCCAGGTGCTGGTGCTGCACGATATGCTGGGTATCACCGCCGGCAAGCTGCCTCGCTTTGTGCGCAACTTCATGCAGCAGGACGGCGCCAGCATCGAGCAGGCGGTGCGCCTGTTCGTCAGCGAGGTCAAGTCGGGCCGATTCCCGGACAACGCCGTGCACGGTTTCTAG
- a CDS encoding two-component regulator propeller domain-containing protein: MPPGLHARRLITRWLALSVLLLWACGLGAMPLQSLRFQHLGVEDGLPQESVLATVQDGQGFIWMGTQNGLVRYDGYRFVIYQHDPGNPRSLNNNLVQALLVDAAGTLWVATHGGLHSYDAQRNDFERHLPQSGLRGRAGLELHHLLADGAQGLWLGSADGLQHFDRQTQRFRFWHHDPDQPDSLMSDRVRGLALDQQGRLWVGTGAGLDRLDPGASGFAHLRIDSPARPDVIHNTVQSLMVDRENRLWIGTYAGLERWDLNVAEPTRLRFTPDQGIPRGRYFALLQDRDEQVWVGAISDGLKRWSPQLQRFVQHKHQFDDPHSLSDDQMASLFQDRTGTLWVGTWDAGVNLVDLSSGGFERLLPPLDPRQSKIARVVNSLVGDGRGGLWVAGLGGLRHLDPLSGSFAPQGREPELSDPRVHAMLRDAASGKLLLGTVSGLELFDPASGRSRTRRVQARNATSNNVLSLLRDRTGQLWMGSAGGLHRLASFDAPETSFIHQPADPHSLSHDNVQALLEDRNGRLWVGTNGGLNLFEAGSGTFRRFQHRPGSRESLAGDNINALLQDRQGRLWVGTDKGLSELRQMPDGQVLFRSYGRADGLLNERIMALVEDQSGVLWLATDNGITRFFPDTQAFRHYAVREGMVDGSFSPNAGLRDEDGQLYFGGVRGITRFHPDHVRANERPPQLALTELRVFNQPVQLGQLPQGLVLEQPINRARELTLSYRHSVFTLEFAALHFADVTRNRYAYMLEGFDQGWVEVGAGQRAATYTNLNPGRYLFRLRAANKDGLWTQEDSTLAITITPPLWQTWWARLLALLLLLGSLVAAYRLRMHALTRQTEQLEAQVQARTAEAMQQAHGVQQAHLNISVLSEIGREITANLDPQDIATTLYKHVTKLMDATVFGLGIYKPEREAIDYDFCFEGTRRFAPYSRPLSDPDQLAVVCLTQRREIWIRDIETDYPRYVSLMPRDGLARHGIRLEDGSEPGLQRSMLYLPIVAHERVLGVISVHSLVPDAYTEVQLNMLRTLAAYAAVALENAQAFMQLQSAQTQLVAQEKLAALGAMVAGVAHELNTPIGNSLLVASTLHEHTTTLMGQLQGGTMKRSDLNTYCEMAEHAAAIIMRSLHSAAELVSSFKQVAVDQTSAQQRRFDLQRTCNELLSTLMSKISKAGHQISVEVPAGIVMDSYPGPLGQVLANLVNNAMLHGFEGRENGRMCLRASQPRAGRVLIEFEDDGVGIAPEHQKRVFEPFFTTKFGQGGSGLGMHISYNIVTSLLGGQIELISAPGQGTRFLLDLPLDVGAAEAAKDAPPTVSPAAP, translated from the coding sequence ATGCCCCCCGGCCTGCACGCACGCCGCCTCATCACCCGCTGGCTTGCCCTGTCGGTGCTGCTGCTTTGGGCCTGCGGCCTGGGCGCCATGCCGCTGCAGAGCCTGCGTTTCCAGCACCTCGGTGTCGAAGACGGCCTGCCGCAGGAGTCGGTGCTGGCCACCGTCCAGGACGGCCAGGGCTTCATCTGGATGGGCACGCAGAACGGCCTGGTGCGCTATGACGGCTATCGCTTCGTCATCTACCAGCATGACCCGGGCAATCCCCGCAGCCTGAACAACAATCTGGTGCAGGCCCTGCTGGTGGATGCCGCGGGCACGCTCTGGGTCGCCACCCATGGCGGCCTGCACAGCTACGATGCCCAGCGCAATGACTTCGAGCGGCATCTGCCCCAATCCGGCCTGCGCGGCAGGGCCGGGCTGGAACTCCACCATCTGCTGGCCGACGGTGCCCAGGGTCTCTGGCTGGGCAGCGCCGACGGCCTGCAGCACTTCGACCGGCAGACGCAGCGCTTCCGCTTCTGGCATCACGATCCCGACCAGCCCGACAGCCTGATGTCAGACCGTGTGCGCGGCCTGGCGCTGGACCAGCAGGGGCGCCTCTGGGTGGGCACCGGCGCCGGCCTGGACCGACTGGACCCCGGTGCCAGCGGTTTCGCCCATCTGCGCATCGACAGCCCGGCCCGGCCCGACGTCATCCACAACACCGTCCAATCCCTGATGGTGGACCGCGAGAACCGGCTGTGGATTGGCACCTACGCCGGCCTGGAGCGATGGGATCTGAACGTTGCCGAGCCGACGCGGCTGCGCTTCACGCCCGATCAGGGCATACCGCGCGGGCGCTATTTCGCCTTGCTGCAGGATCGCGATGAGCAGGTCTGGGTGGGCGCCATTTCCGACGGCTTGAAGCGCTGGTCGCCCCAGCTCCAGCGCTTTGTGCAGCACAAGCACCAGTTCGATGATCCGCACAGCCTGTCGGACGACCAGATGGCCAGCCTGTTCCAGGACCGCACCGGCACCCTGTGGGTGGGCACCTGGGACGCCGGCGTCAACCTGGTGGACCTGAGCAGCGGCGGCTTCGAACGCCTGCTGCCGCCGCTGGACCCCAGGCAGTCGAAGATCGCGCGCGTCGTCAACAGCCTGGTCGGCGATGGCCGGGGCGGCCTGTGGGTGGCAGGCCTGGGTGGCCTGCGGCATCTGGACCCGCTCAGCGGCAGCTTTGCCCCCCAGGGCCGCGAGCCTGAGCTGAGCGACCCGCGCGTGCATGCCATGCTGCGCGACGCCGCCTCCGGCAAGCTGCTGCTGGGCACGGTCAGCGGCCTGGAGCTGTTCGACCCGGCCAGCGGTCGCTCCCGCACCCGCCGCGTGCAGGCGCGCAACGCCACCAGCAACAATGTGCTCAGTCTGCTCAGAGACCGCACCGGGCAGCTGTGGATGGGTAGCGCCGGCGGCCTGCACCGCCTGGCCTCCTTCGATGCACCGGAGACCAGCTTCATCCACCAGCCGGCCGACCCGCACAGCCTCAGCCATGACAATGTGCAGGCCCTGCTGGAAGACCGGAACGGCCGGCTCTGGGTCGGCACCAACGGCGGGTTGAACCTGTTCGAGGCCGGTTCCGGCACCTTCCGCCGCTTCCAGCACCGGCCGGGCTCACGCGAGAGCCTGGCCGGGGACAACATCAATGCCCTGCTGCAGGACCGCCAGGGGCGGCTGTGGGTCGGCACCGACAAAGGCCTCAGCGAGCTCAGGCAGATGCCCGACGGCCAGGTGCTGTTCCGCAGCTATGGCCGTGCCGATGGCCTGCTCAACGAGCGCATCATGGCCCTGGTCGAAGACCAGTCCGGTGTGCTGTGGCTGGCCACCGACAATGGCATCACCCGCTTCTTCCCCGACACCCAGGCGTTCCGGCACTATGCCGTCCGCGAGGGCATGGTCGATGGCTCGTTCAGCCCCAACGCCGGCCTGCGCGATGAAGACGGCCAGCTCTACTTCGGTGGCGTGCGCGGCATCACCCGCTTCCACCCGGACCATGTGCGCGCCAATGAGCGCCCGCCCCAGCTGGCGCTGACCGAGCTGCGCGTGTTCAATCAGCCGGTGCAGCTCGGCCAGCTGCCACAGGGCCTGGTGCTGGAGCAGCCGATCAACCGCGCCCGCGAACTGACCCTGTCCTACCGCCACAGCGTGTTCACGCTCGAGTTCGCCGCCCTGCACTTTGCCGACGTCACGCGCAACCGCTATGCCTACATGCTGGAGGGTTTCGACCAGGGCTGGGTCGAGGTGGGCGCCGGCCAGCGGGCCGCCACCTACACCAATCTGAACCCGGGCCGCTACCTGTTCCGCCTGCGTGCCGCCAACAAGGACGGCCTGTGGACACAGGAGGACAGCACCCTGGCCATCACCATCACGCCCCCGCTCTGGCAGACCTGGTGGGCCCGGCTGCTGGCGCTGCTGCTGCTGCTGGGCTCGCTGGTAGCTGCATACCGCCTGCGCATGCACGCGCTGACACGCCAGACCGAGCAGCTCGAAGCGCAGGTCCAGGCTCGAACGGCCGAAGCGATGCAGCAGGCGCACGGGGTGCAGCAGGCCCATCTGAACATTTCGGTGCTGAGCGAGATCGGCCGCGAGATCACCGCCAACCTGGACCCCCAGGACATTGCCACCACGCTGTACAAGCATGTCACCAAGCTGATGGATGCGACGGTGTTCGGCTTAGGCATCTACAAGCCCGAGCGCGAGGCCATCGACTACGACTTCTGCTTCGAGGGCACGCGCCGCTTCGCGCCGTACAGCCGCCCGTTGAGCGACCCCGACCAGCTGGCCGTCGTCTGCCTGACGCAGCGCCGGGAGATCTGGATACGCGACATCGAGACCGATTACCCCCGCTATGTCAGCCTGATGCCGCGGGACGGCCTGGCACGCCATGGCATACGCCTCGAGGATGGCTCGGAGCCGGGTCTGCAGCGCTCGATGCTCTACCTGCCCATCGTCGCCCACGAACGGGTACTGGGCGTGATCAGCGTGCACAGCCTCGTGCCCGATGCCTACACCGAGGTGCAGCTGAACATGCTGCGCACCCTGGCCGCCTATGCCGCGGTGGCGCTGGAGAACGCCCAGGCCTTCATGCAGCTGCAAAGCGCCCAGACCCAGCTGGTGGCGCAGGAGAAGCTGGCCGCGCTGGGTGCGATGGTGGCCGGCGTCGCCCATGAGCTGAACACGCCGATAGGCAACAGCCTGCTGGTGGCCAGCACCCTGCACGAGCACACCACCACCTTGATGGGCCAGTTGCAGGGCGGCACGATGAAACGCTCGGACCTGAACACCTATTGCGAGATGGCCGAGCACGCGGCGGCCATCATCATGCGCAGCCTGCACAGCGCGGCCGAGCTGGTGAGCAGCTTCAAGCAGGTGGCGGTCGATCAGACCAGCGCCCAGCAGCGGCGCTTCGACCTGCAGCGCACCTGCAACGAGCTGCTGTCCACCTTGATGAGCAAGATCAGCAAGGCCGGCCATCAGATCAGCGTGGAGGTTCCGGCGGGCATCGTCATGGACAGCTACCCCGGGCCGCTGGGCCAGGTGCTGGCCAATCTGGTCAACAACGCGATGCTGCACGGCTTCGAGGGCCGGGAGAACGGCCGCATGTGCTTGCGCGCCAGCCAGCCCCGCGCCGGGCGGGTGCTGATCGAGTTCGAGGACGACGGCGTGGGCATTGCCCCGGAGCATCAGAAGCGGGTGTTCGAGCCCTTCTTCACCACCAAATTCGGCCAGGGCGGCAGCGGCCTGGGGATGCACATCAGCTACAACATTGTCACCAGCCTGCTGGGCGGCCAGATCGAGCTCATCAGCGCGCCGGGCCAGGGCACCCGTTTCCTGCTGGACCTGCCGCTGGATGTGGGCGCGGCCGAGGCAGCCAAGGATGCGCCACCCACCGTCTCGCCGGCCGCACCTTGA